In the Tenrec ecaudatus isolate mTenEca1 chromosome 16, mTenEca1.hap1, whole genome shotgun sequence genome, one interval contains:
- the P2RX4 gene encoding P2X purinoceptor 4 isoform X3, whose product MAGCCSAVAAFLFEYDTPRIVLIRSRKVGLMNRVVQLLILAYVIGWVFVWEKGYQEMDSVVSSVTTKAKGVAMTNTSKLGFRIWDVADYVIPAQEENSLFIMTNMIVTMNQSQGVCPEIPDKTTVCQSDANCTAGSTGTHSNVGVSTGRCVPFNRTVKTCEVAAWCPVEDDTHVPNPAFLKAAENFTLLVKNNIWYPKFNFSKRNILPSINTTYLKSCIYNAETDPFCPIFRLGQIVASAGHSFQDMAVEGGIMGIQIRWDCNLDRAATLCLPRYSFRRLDNRDANHNVSPGYNFRFAKYYNDPSGGEHRTLIKAYGIRFDIIVFGKAGKFDIIPTMINVGSGLALLGVATVLCDIIVLYCMKKKFYYREKKYKYVEDYEQSLSDDTHP is encoded by the exons ATGGCGGGCTGCTGCTCCGCGGTGGCGGCTTTTCTGTTCGAGTACGACACGCCGCGCATCGTGCTCATCCGCAGCCGTAAAGTGGGGCTCATGAACCGCGTCGTGCAGCTGCTCATCCTGGCCTACGTCATCGG GTGGGTGTTTGTGTGGGAGAAGGGCTACCAGGAAATGGACTCCGTGGTCAGCTCGGTTACTACCAAGGCCAAGGGCGTGGCTATGACCAACACCTCCAAACTCGGATTCCGGATCTGGGACGTGGCCGATTATGTGATTCCAGCTCAG GAGGAGAACTCGCTCTTTATCATGACCAACATGATCGTCACCATGAACCAGAGCCAGGGCGTCTGTCCTGAG ATTCCAGATAAGACCACTGTGTGTCAGTCTGACGCCAACTGCACCGCAGGCTCCACGGGCACCCACAGCAACG TAGGCGTCTCGACAGGAAGATGTGTGCCATTCAACAGGACTGTCAAGACGTGTGAGGTTGCAGCCTGGTGCCCCGTGGAGGACGACACCCATGTGCCCAA CCCCGCCTTCTTAAAGGCTGCAGAGAACTTCACCCTTCTGGTCAAGAACAACATCTGGTACCCCAAATTTAACTTCAGCAA GAGGAACATCCTTCCCAGCATCAACACCACCTACCTGAAGTCATGCATTTACAATGCGGAAACAGATCCCTTCTGCCCCATCTTCCGCCTGGGCCAGATTGTGGCGAGCGCAGGGCACAGCTTCCAGGATATGGCGGTGGAG GGCGGCATCATGGGCATCCAGATCAGGTGGGACTGCAACCTGGACCGGGCCGCCACCCTCTGCTTGCCCAGGTACTCCTTCCGCCGCCTGGACAACCGCGATGCCAACCACAATGTGTCCCCCGGCTACAACTTCAG GTTTGCCAAGTACTACAATGACCCGAGCGGCGGGGAGCACCGCACCCTCATCAAGGCCTACGGCATCCGCTTCGACATCATCGTGTTCGGGAAG GCCGGGAAGTTCGACATCATCCCCACCATGATTAACGTGGGCTCTGGCTTGGCCCTGTTAGGGGTG GCGACAGTGCTGTGCGACATCATCGTCCTCTACTGCATGAAGAAGAAATTCTACTACCGGGAGAAGAAATACAAATATGTGGAAGATTATGAGCAG AGCCTCAGCGATGACACACACCCGTGA
- the P2RX4 gene encoding P2X purinoceptor 4 isoform X1 — MAGCCSAVAAFLFEYDTPRIVLIRSRKVGLMNRVVQLLILAYVIGWVFVWEKGYQEMDSVVSSVTTKAKGVAMTNTSKLGFRIWDVADYVIPAQEENSLFIMTNMIVTMNQSQGVCPEIPDKTTVCQSDANCTAGSTGTHSNVGVSTGRCVPFNRTVKTCEVAAWCPVEDDTHVPNPAFLKAAENFTLLVKNNIWYPKFNFSKRNILPSINTTYLKSCIYNAETDPFCPIFRLGQIVASAGHSFQDMAVEGGIMGIQIRWDCNLDRAATLCLPRYSFRRLDNRDANHNVSPGYNFRFAKYYNDPSGGEHRTLIKAYGIRFDIIVFGKAGKFDIIPTMINVGSGLALLGVATVLCDIIVLYCMKKKFYYREKKYKYVEDYEQVGHLLASPAGLSGTVRRPDPEPSSWSEPQR; from the exons ATGGCGGGCTGCTGCTCCGCGGTGGCGGCTTTTCTGTTCGAGTACGACACGCCGCGCATCGTGCTCATCCGCAGCCGTAAAGTGGGGCTCATGAACCGCGTCGTGCAGCTGCTCATCCTGGCCTACGTCATCGG GTGGGTGTTTGTGTGGGAGAAGGGCTACCAGGAAATGGACTCCGTGGTCAGCTCGGTTACTACCAAGGCCAAGGGCGTGGCTATGACCAACACCTCCAAACTCGGATTCCGGATCTGGGACGTGGCCGATTATGTGATTCCAGCTCAG GAGGAGAACTCGCTCTTTATCATGACCAACATGATCGTCACCATGAACCAGAGCCAGGGCGTCTGTCCTGAG ATTCCAGATAAGACCACTGTGTGTCAGTCTGACGCCAACTGCACCGCAGGCTCCACGGGCACCCACAGCAACG TAGGCGTCTCGACAGGAAGATGTGTGCCATTCAACAGGACTGTCAAGACGTGTGAGGTTGCAGCCTGGTGCCCCGTGGAGGACGACACCCATGTGCCCAA CCCCGCCTTCTTAAAGGCTGCAGAGAACTTCACCCTTCTGGTCAAGAACAACATCTGGTACCCCAAATTTAACTTCAGCAA GAGGAACATCCTTCCCAGCATCAACACCACCTACCTGAAGTCATGCATTTACAATGCGGAAACAGATCCCTTCTGCCCCATCTTCCGCCTGGGCCAGATTGTGGCGAGCGCAGGGCACAGCTTCCAGGATATGGCGGTGGAG GGCGGCATCATGGGCATCCAGATCAGGTGGGACTGCAACCTGGACCGGGCCGCCACCCTCTGCTTGCCCAGGTACTCCTTCCGCCGCCTGGACAACCGCGATGCCAACCACAATGTGTCCCCCGGCTACAACTTCAG GTTTGCCAAGTACTACAATGACCCGAGCGGCGGGGAGCACCGCACCCTCATCAAGGCCTACGGCATCCGCTTCGACATCATCGTGTTCGGGAAG GCCGGGAAGTTCGACATCATCCCCACCATGATTAACGTGGGCTCTGGCTTGGCCCTGTTAGGGGTG GCGACAGTGCTGTGCGACATCATCGTCCTCTACTGCATGAAGAAGAAATTCTACTACCGGGAGAAGAAATACAAATATGTGGAAGATTATGAGCAGGTAGGCCACCTCCTGGCCTCCCCAGCAGGCCTCTCCGGCACCGTGAGGAGACCTGACCCTGAGCCCAGCAGCTGGTCGG AGCCTCAGCGATGA
- the P2RX4 gene encoding P2X purinoceptor 4 isoform X2 → MAGCCSAVAAFLFEYDTPRIVLIRSRKVGLMNRVVQLLILAYVIGWVFVWEKGYQEMDSVVSSVTTKAKGVAMTNTSKLGFRIWDVADYVIPAQEENSLFIMTNMIVTMNQSQGVCPEIPDKTTVCQSDANCTAGSTGTHSNGVSTGRCVPFNRTVKTCEVAAWCPVEDDTHVPNPAFLKAAENFTLLVKNNIWYPKFNFSKRNILPSINTTYLKSCIYNAETDPFCPIFRLGQIVASAGHSFQDMAVEGGIMGIQIRWDCNLDRAATLCLPRYSFRRLDNRDANHNVSPGYNFRFAKYYNDPSGGEHRTLIKAYGIRFDIIVFGKAGKFDIIPTMINVGSGLALLGVATVLCDIIVLYCMKKKFYYREKKYKYVEDYEQVGHLLASPAGLSGTVRRPDPEPSSWSEPQR, encoded by the exons ATGGCGGGCTGCTGCTCCGCGGTGGCGGCTTTTCTGTTCGAGTACGACACGCCGCGCATCGTGCTCATCCGCAGCCGTAAAGTGGGGCTCATGAACCGCGTCGTGCAGCTGCTCATCCTGGCCTACGTCATCGG GTGGGTGTTTGTGTGGGAGAAGGGCTACCAGGAAATGGACTCCGTGGTCAGCTCGGTTACTACCAAGGCCAAGGGCGTGGCTATGACCAACACCTCCAAACTCGGATTCCGGATCTGGGACGTGGCCGATTATGTGATTCCAGCTCAG GAGGAGAACTCGCTCTTTATCATGACCAACATGATCGTCACCATGAACCAGAGCCAGGGCGTCTGTCCTGAG ATTCCAGATAAGACCACTGTGTGTCAGTCTGACGCCAACTGCACCGCAGGCTCCACGGGCACCCACAGCAACG GCGTCTCGACAGGAAGATGTGTGCCATTCAACAGGACTGTCAAGACGTGTGAGGTTGCAGCCTGGTGCCCCGTGGAGGACGACACCCATGTGCCCAA CCCCGCCTTCTTAAAGGCTGCAGAGAACTTCACCCTTCTGGTCAAGAACAACATCTGGTACCCCAAATTTAACTTCAGCAA GAGGAACATCCTTCCCAGCATCAACACCACCTACCTGAAGTCATGCATTTACAATGCGGAAACAGATCCCTTCTGCCCCATCTTCCGCCTGGGCCAGATTGTGGCGAGCGCAGGGCACAGCTTCCAGGATATGGCGGTGGAG GGCGGCATCATGGGCATCCAGATCAGGTGGGACTGCAACCTGGACCGGGCCGCCACCCTCTGCTTGCCCAGGTACTCCTTCCGCCGCCTGGACAACCGCGATGCCAACCACAATGTGTCCCCCGGCTACAACTTCAG GTTTGCCAAGTACTACAATGACCCGAGCGGCGGGGAGCACCGCACCCTCATCAAGGCCTACGGCATCCGCTTCGACATCATCGTGTTCGGGAAG GCCGGGAAGTTCGACATCATCCCCACCATGATTAACGTGGGCTCTGGCTTGGCCCTGTTAGGGGTG GCGACAGTGCTGTGCGACATCATCGTCCTCTACTGCATGAAGAAGAAATTCTACTACCGGGAGAAGAAATACAAATATGTGGAAGATTATGAGCAGGTAGGCCACCTCCTGGCCTCCCCAGCAGGCCTCTCCGGCACCGTGAGGAGACCTGACCCTGAGCCCAGCAGCTGGTCGG AGCCTCAGCGATGA